From Etheostoma cragini isolate CJK2018 chromosome 1, CSU_Ecrag_1.0, whole genome shotgun sequence, a single genomic window includes:
- the cylda gene encoding ubiquitin carboxyl-terminal hydrolase CYLD isoform X2, giving the protein MSSALWSQEKPSGGFREDWRFYMVIKECTVEKPPQKTLRIPRGSLGQACQERNSLGRTLPPCKGKKSLRILDQTNVVLSLDERDVLELDEKLAELLFPITNCEERYALLCNKSRLERVRDIDCGSKVRVQLRSGDEPLPGVVRFKGSLLPDRALSGIWFGVELLEEGRGQGFTEGSYQGRQLFRCEDECGVFVALDKLELWEDEDDDALGELEVDHVNLVDEDQEFPPLEINSRVLVQTRDGPERGTIIFCDLLPGNESLGYYVGVDMDNPIGDWDGVFDGKLLCNFASLEHTRLVPICDVMPEYSMQDQRLQKHSFAPRGTNSDKSSSGQSKPKSKVGEDPAKSLTDTPPDFNQSSPPSRAPPSASLSSDNKFHSLPFSLNRKTGPIDNMSHGPLSLSVQSVMGEQPEPPSPSAPPSPRPSTPPRGQPGLEVGSLVEVKENPPLCGVIRWVGLPPGLLEPLAGLELEEECPGCTDGTFKGTRYFTCPPKKALFVKLKCCRPDSRFPSLHHSSNPIERCNSIAFGGYLSEVVHENTPPRTENDGLDVMVGKKKGIQGHYNSCYLDSTLFCLFSFSSVLDTVLLRPRSKTDVEYYRETQELLRTEIVNPLRIHGYVCATKVMKLRRILEKVEAASGFTSEEKDPEEFLNILFHHILRVDPLLKLRSAGQKVQDCYFYQIFMDKKDKVGVPTIQQLLEWSFINSDLKFAEAPSCLIIQMPRFGKDFKMFNKIFPSLELDITDLLEDTPRECRICGGLALYECRDCYEDGDITAGKIKQFCEKCNTQVHLHPRRKAHRHGKLSVPKELQEGTGRQGSFPRQRMELFAVLCIETSHYVAFVKYGSADSSWLFFDSMADRDGGQNGFNIPQVSPCPEVEAYLKMTPEELHTLDPKSIQGQARRLLCDAYMCMYQSPTMSLYK; this is encoded by the exons ATGAGCTCTGCCCTGTGGAGCCAGGAGAAGCCCAGTGGGGGCTTCAGGGAGGACTGGCGCTTCTACATGGTCATAAAGGAGTGTACGGTGGAGAAGCCTCCCCAGAAGACCCTGAGAATCCCCCGTGGCAGTCTCGGTCAGGCATGCCAGGAGCGCAACAGCCTGGGGCGAACACTTCCCCCATGCAAGGGCAAAAAGAGTCTCCGCATCCTGGACCAGACCAACGTGGTGCTGAGCCTAGACGAGCGGGACGTTTTGGAGCTGGATGAGAAACTGGCTGAGCTGCTCTTTCCTATTACCAATTGTGAAGAGCGATATGCACTGCTCTGCAACAAGTCACGGCTAGAGCGGGTCCGTGATATTGACTGTGGTTCAAAAGTGCGCGTCCAGCTGCGGTCAGGCGATGAACCTCTGCCCGGTGTAGTCCGCTTCAAGGGCTCGCTGCTCCCTGACAGAGCCCTCTCTGGAATCTGGTTTGGGGTGGAGCTGCTG GAGGAGGGTCGGGGCCAGGGCTTCACGGAGGGCTCCTACCAGGGCCGCCAGCTTTTCCGTTGTGAGGATGAGTGCGGTGTGTTTGTGGCCCTGGACAAACTTGAACTCTGGGAGGATGAAGATGACGATGCCTTGGGAGAGCTGGAGGTGGACCACGTCAATCTGGTGGACGAGGACCAGGAATTCCCTCCATTGGAGATCAACTCCAGGGTCCTGGTGCAGACCAGGGACGGGCCAGAGAGAGGCACCATCATTTTCTGTGACCTGCTGCCGGGAAATGAGAGCCTGGGCTACTATGTGGGAGTTGACATG GACAATCCTATTGGGGACTGGGATGGTGTGTTTGATGGGAAGTTGCTGTGTAATTTTGCCAGTTTGGAGCACACTCGACTCGTCCCTATCTGTGACGTAATGCCAG AATATTCCATGCAGGACCAAAGGCTGCAAAAGCACAGTTTTGCCCCCAGAGGCACCAACAGTGACAAGTCGTCCTCTGGACAAAGCAAACCAAAGAGCAAAG TTGGAGAGGACCCCGCCAAGTCACTTACTGACACGCCCCCTGACTTCAACCAGTCCTCCCCGCCCTCAAGAGCCCCGCCCTCTGCCTCGTTGTCCAGTGACAACAAGTTCCACTCTTTGCCCTTCAGCCTGAACAGGAAGACCGGGCCCATTGACAACATGAGCCATgggcctctctctctttctgtccagTCAGTGATGGGAGAGCAGCCTGAGCCCCCATCACCTTCTGCCCCTCCCTCGCCGCGGCCTTCGACGCCTCCTCGAGGGCAGCCAGGTCTGGAGGTGGGCTCTCTGGTGGAGGTGAAAGAGAACCCCCCTCTGTGTGGTGTCATCCGCTGGGTGGGCCTGCCTCCTGGCCTGCTGGAGCCTTTGGCTGGGCTAGAACTG GAGGAAGAGTGCCCTGGCTGCACTGATGGAACCTTCAAAGGTACACGGTATTTCACCTGCCCACCCAAAAAAGCCCTGTTTGTGAAGCTCAAATGCTGCCGCCCCGACTCCCGCTTCCCGTCCCTGCATCACTCCTCCAACCCCATAGAACGATGCAACTCCATTG CATTTGGGGGTTATTTAAGTGAAGTAGTACACGAGAACACGCCTCCCCGCACAGAAAATGATGGTTTGGATGTCATggtgggaaaaaagaaaggcatCCAGGGCCACTACAACTCCTGCTACCTGGATTCAACCCTCTTCTG TCTTTTCTCCTTCAGCTCAGTACTGGACACGGTTCTGCTGAGACCACGCTCGAAGACCGATGTGGAGTATTACAGAGAGACCCAAGAGCTGTTGCGCACGGAGATAGTCAACCCCCTGCGCAT ACATGGGTATGTTTGTGCCACTAAAGTGATGAAGCTAAGGAGGATCCTGGAGAAAGTAGAAGCTGCCTCTGGGTTTACATCTGAAGAAAAAG ATCCTGAGGAGTTCCTTAACATCCTTTTCCATCACATACTGAGGGTGGACCCATTGCTCAAGCTAAG gTCAGCAGGGCAGAAGGTTCAGGACTGTTACTTTTACCAGATCTTCATGGACAAGAAGGACAAGGTGGGAGTTCCCACCATCCAGCAGCTCCTGGAGTGGTCCTTCATCAACAGCGACCTAAAGTTTGCAGAG GCTCCCTCCTGCCTTATCATCCAGATGCCCCGCTTTGGAAAGGACTTCAAAATGTTCAACAAGATTTTCCCCTCACTAGAGTTAGACATCACAGACCTTCTTGAAGACA CTCCAAGGGAATGTCGAATCTGCGGAGGCCTGGCTCTCTACGAGTGTCGAGACTGTTATGAAGACGGGGATATCACGGCTGGCAAGATTAAACAGTTCTGTGAAAAGTGCAATACACAG GTTCACCTCCACCCGAGGAGGAAAGCCCATCGGCACGGCAAACTGTCTGTCCCCAAGGAGCTGCAAGAAGGTACGGGGCGGCAGGGCAGTTTCCCCCGCCAGAGGATGGAGCTGTTTGCTGTGCTGTGCATCGAAACCAGTCACTATGTGGCCTTCGTCAAGTACGGCAGTGCAGATTCCTCATGGCTCTTCTTCGACAGCATGGCTGACCGTGACG GAGGGCAGAATGGTTTCAACATCCCCCAGGTGTCTCCCTGTCCGGAGGTGGAGGCCTACCTGAAAATGACCCCAGAGGAGCTGCACACCCTGGATCCCAAGAGCATCCAGGGCCAGGCGCGACGCCTGCTGTGCGATGCCTACATGTGCATGTACCAGAGCCCGACCATGAGCCTGTACAAGTAG
- the cylda gene encoding ubiquitin carboxyl-terminal hydrolase CYLD isoform X1 has protein sequence MSSALWSQEKPSGGFREDWRFYMVIKECTVEKPPQKTLRIPRGSLGQACQERNSLGRTLPPCKGKKSLRILDQTNVVLSLDERDVLELDEKLAELLFPITNCEERYALLCNKSRLERVRDIDCGSKVRVQLRSGDEPLPGVVRFKGSLLPDRALSGIWFGVELLEEGRGQGFTEGSYQGRQLFRCEDECGVFVALDKLELWEDEDDDALGELEVDHVNLVDEDQEFPPLEINSRVLVQTRDGPERGTIIFCDLLPGNESLGYYVGVDMDNPIGDWDGVFDGKLLCNFASLEHTRLVPICDVMPEYSMQDQRLQKHSFAPRGTNSDKSSSGQSKPKSKGLGHQCGSRSKSEFYYTLNGSSVDPPAQSKSKSTWYIDEVGEDPAKSLTDTPPDFNQSSPPSRAPPSASLSSDNKFHSLPFSLNRKTGPIDNMSHGPLSLSVQSVMGEQPEPPSPSAPPSPRPSTPPRGQPGLEVGSLVEVKENPPLCGVIRWVGLPPGLLEPLAGLELEEECPGCTDGTFKGTRYFTCPPKKALFVKLKCCRPDSRFPSLHHSSNPIERCNSIAFGGYLSEVVHENTPPRTENDGLDVMVGKKKGIQGHYNSCYLDSTLFCLFSFSSVLDTVLLRPRSKTDVEYYRETQELLRTEIVNPLRIHGYVCATKVMKLRRILEKVEAASGFTSEEKDPEEFLNILFHHILRVDPLLKLRSAGQKVQDCYFYQIFMDKKDKVGVPTIQQLLEWSFINSDLKFAEAPSCLIIQMPRFGKDFKMFNKIFPSLELDITDLLEDTPRECRICGGLALYECRDCYEDGDITAGKIKQFCEKCNTQVHLHPRRKAHRHGKLSVPKELQEGTGRQGSFPRQRMELFAVLCIETSHYVAFVKYGSADSSWLFFDSMADRDGGQNGFNIPQVSPCPEVEAYLKMTPEELHTLDPKSIQGQARRLLCDAYMCMYQSPTMSLYK, from the exons ATGAGCTCTGCCCTGTGGAGCCAGGAGAAGCCCAGTGGGGGCTTCAGGGAGGACTGGCGCTTCTACATGGTCATAAAGGAGTGTACGGTGGAGAAGCCTCCCCAGAAGACCCTGAGAATCCCCCGTGGCAGTCTCGGTCAGGCATGCCAGGAGCGCAACAGCCTGGGGCGAACACTTCCCCCATGCAAGGGCAAAAAGAGTCTCCGCATCCTGGACCAGACCAACGTGGTGCTGAGCCTAGACGAGCGGGACGTTTTGGAGCTGGATGAGAAACTGGCTGAGCTGCTCTTTCCTATTACCAATTGTGAAGAGCGATATGCACTGCTCTGCAACAAGTCACGGCTAGAGCGGGTCCGTGATATTGACTGTGGTTCAAAAGTGCGCGTCCAGCTGCGGTCAGGCGATGAACCTCTGCCCGGTGTAGTCCGCTTCAAGGGCTCGCTGCTCCCTGACAGAGCCCTCTCTGGAATCTGGTTTGGGGTGGAGCTGCTG GAGGAGGGTCGGGGCCAGGGCTTCACGGAGGGCTCCTACCAGGGCCGCCAGCTTTTCCGTTGTGAGGATGAGTGCGGTGTGTTTGTGGCCCTGGACAAACTTGAACTCTGGGAGGATGAAGATGACGATGCCTTGGGAGAGCTGGAGGTGGACCACGTCAATCTGGTGGACGAGGACCAGGAATTCCCTCCATTGGAGATCAACTCCAGGGTCCTGGTGCAGACCAGGGACGGGCCAGAGAGAGGCACCATCATTTTCTGTGACCTGCTGCCGGGAAATGAGAGCCTGGGCTACTATGTGGGAGTTGACATG GACAATCCTATTGGGGACTGGGATGGTGTGTTTGATGGGAAGTTGCTGTGTAATTTTGCCAGTTTGGAGCACACTCGACTCGTCCCTATCTGTGACGTAATGCCAG AATATTCCATGCAGGACCAAAGGCTGCAAAAGCACAGTTTTGCCCCCAGAGGCACCAACAGTGACAAGTCGTCCTCTGGACAAAGCAAACCAAAGAGCAAAG GATTAGGTCATCAGTGTGGCAGTAGAAGCAAGTCTGAATTTTACTATACTTTAAATGGCAGCTCTGTTGATCCCCCAGCCCAGTCCAAATCCAAAAGCACATGGTACATTGATGAAG TTGGAGAGGACCCCGCCAAGTCACTTACTGACACGCCCCCTGACTTCAACCAGTCCTCCCCGCCCTCAAGAGCCCCGCCCTCTGCCTCGTTGTCCAGTGACAACAAGTTCCACTCTTTGCCCTTCAGCCTGAACAGGAAGACCGGGCCCATTGACAACATGAGCCATgggcctctctctctttctgtccagTCAGTGATGGGAGAGCAGCCTGAGCCCCCATCACCTTCTGCCCCTCCCTCGCCGCGGCCTTCGACGCCTCCTCGAGGGCAGCCAGGTCTGGAGGTGGGCTCTCTGGTGGAGGTGAAAGAGAACCCCCCTCTGTGTGGTGTCATCCGCTGGGTGGGCCTGCCTCCTGGCCTGCTGGAGCCTTTGGCTGGGCTAGAACTG GAGGAAGAGTGCCCTGGCTGCACTGATGGAACCTTCAAAGGTACACGGTATTTCACCTGCCCACCCAAAAAAGCCCTGTTTGTGAAGCTCAAATGCTGCCGCCCCGACTCCCGCTTCCCGTCCCTGCATCACTCCTCCAACCCCATAGAACGATGCAACTCCATTG CATTTGGGGGTTATTTAAGTGAAGTAGTACACGAGAACACGCCTCCCCGCACAGAAAATGATGGTTTGGATGTCATggtgggaaaaaagaaaggcatCCAGGGCCACTACAACTCCTGCTACCTGGATTCAACCCTCTTCTG TCTTTTCTCCTTCAGCTCAGTACTGGACACGGTTCTGCTGAGACCACGCTCGAAGACCGATGTGGAGTATTACAGAGAGACCCAAGAGCTGTTGCGCACGGAGATAGTCAACCCCCTGCGCAT ACATGGGTATGTTTGTGCCACTAAAGTGATGAAGCTAAGGAGGATCCTGGAGAAAGTAGAAGCTGCCTCTGGGTTTACATCTGAAGAAAAAG ATCCTGAGGAGTTCCTTAACATCCTTTTCCATCACATACTGAGGGTGGACCCATTGCTCAAGCTAAG gTCAGCAGGGCAGAAGGTTCAGGACTGTTACTTTTACCAGATCTTCATGGACAAGAAGGACAAGGTGGGAGTTCCCACCATCCAGCAGCTCCTGGAGTGGTCCTTCATCAACAGCGACCTAAAGTTTGCAGAG GCTCCCTCCTGCCTTATCATCCAGATGCCCCGCTTTGGAAAGGACTTCAAAATGTTCAACAAGATTTTCCCCTCACTAGAGTTAGACATCACAGACCTTCTTGAAGACA CTCCAAGGGAATGTCGAATCTGCGGAGGCCTGGCTCTCTACGAGTGTCGAGACTGTTATGAAGACGGGGATATCACGGCTGGCAAGATTAAACAGTTCTGTGAAAAGTGCAATACACAG GTTCACCTCCACCCGAGGAGGAAAGCCCATCGGCACGGCAAACTGTCTGTCCCCAAGGAGCTGCAAGAAGGTACGGGGCGGCAGGGCAGTTTCCCCCGCCAGAGGATGGAGCTGTTTGCTGTGCTGTGCATCGAAACCAGTCACTATGTGGCCTTCGTCAAGTACGGCAGTGCAGATTCCTCATGGCTCTTCTTCGACAGCATGGCTGACCGTGACG GAGGGCAGAATGGTTTCAACATCCCCCAGGTGTCTCCCTGTCCGGAGGTGGAGGCCTACCTGAAAATGACCCCAGAGGAGCTGCACACCCTGGATCCCAAGAGCATCCAGGGCCAGGCGCGACGCCTGCTGTGCGATGCCTACATGTGCATGTACCAGAGCCCGACCATGAGCCTGTACAAGTAG
- the cylda gene encoding ubiquitin carboxyl-terminal hydrolase CYLD isoform X3 gives MSSALWSQEKPSGGFREDWRFYMVIKECTVEKPPQKTLRIPRGSLGQACQERNSLGRTLPPCKGKKSLRILDQTNVVLSLDERDVLELDEKLAELLFPITNCEERYALLCNKSRLERVRDIDCGSKVRVQLRSGDEPLPGVVRFKGSLLPDRALSGIWFGVELLEEGRGQGFTEGSYQGRQLFRCEDECGVFVALDKLELWEDEDDDALGELEVDHVNLVDEDQEFPPLEINSRVLVQTRDGPERGTIIFCDLLPGNESLGYYVGVDMDNPIGDWDGVFDGKLLCNFASLEHTRLVPICDVMPVGEDPAKSLTDTPPDFNQSSPPSRAPPSASLSSDNKFHSLPFSLNRKTGPIDNMSHGPLSLSVQSVMGEQPEPPSPSAPPSPRPSTPPRGQPGLEVGSLVEVKENPPLCGVIRWVGLPPGLLEPLAGLELEEECPGCTDGTFKGTRYFTCPPKKALFVKLKCCRPDSRFPSLHHSSNPIERCNSIAFGGYLSEVVHENTPPRTENDGLDVMVGKKKGIQGHYNSCYLDSTLFCLFSFSSVLDTVLLRPRSKTDVEYYRETQELLRTEIVNPLRIHGYVCATKVMKLRRILEKVEAASGFTSEEKDPEEFLNILFHHILRVDPLLKLRSAGQKVQDCYFYQIFMDKKDKVGVPTIQQLLEWSFINSDLKFAEAPSCLIIQMPRFGKDFKMFNKIFPSLELDITDLLEDTPRECRICGGLALYECRDCYEDGDITAGKIKQFCEKCNTQVHLHPRRKAHRHGKLSVPKELQEGTGRQGSFPRQRMELFAVLCIETSHYVAFVKYGSADSSWLFFDSMADRDGGQNGFNIPQVSPCPEVEAYLKMTPEELHTLDPKSIQGQARRLLCDAYMCMYQSPTMSLYK, from the exons ATGAGCTCTGCCCTGTGGAGCCAGGAGAAGCCCAGTGGGGGCTTCAGGGAGGACTGGCGCTTCTACATGGTCATAAAGGAGTGTACGGTGGAGAAGCCTCCCCAGAAGACCCTGAGAATCCCCCGTGGCAGTCTCGGTCAGGCATGCCAGGAGCGCAACAGCCTGGGGCGAACACTTCCCCCATGCAAGGGCAAAAAGAGTCTCCGCATCCTGGACCAGACCAACGTGGTGCTGAGCCTAGACGAGCGGGACGTTTTGGAGCTGGATGAGAAACTGGCTGAGCTGCTCTTTCCTATTACCAATTGTGAAGAGCGATATGCACTGCTCTGCAACAAGTCACGGCTAGAGCGGGTCCGTGATATTGACTGTGGTTCAAAAGTGCGCGTCCAGCTGCGGTCAGGCGATGAACCTCTGCCCGGTGTAGTCCGCTTCAAGGGCTCGCTGCTCCCTGACAGAGCCCTCTCTGGAATCTGGTTTGGGGTGGAGCTGCTG GAGGAGGGTCGGGGCCAGGGCTTCACGGAGGGCTCCTACCAGGGCCGCCAGCTTTTCCGTTGTGAGGATGAGTGCGGTGTGTTTGTGGCCCTGGACAAACTTGAACTCTGGGAGGATGAAGATGACGATGCCTTGGGAGAGCTGGAGGTGGACCACGTCAATCTGGTGGACGAGGACCAGGAATTCCCTCCATTGGAGATCAACTCCAGGGTCCTGGTGCAGACCAGGGACGGGCCAGAGAGAGGCACCATCATTTTCTGTGACCTGCTGCCGGGAAATGAGAGCCTGGGCTACTATGTGGGAGTTGACATG GACAATCCTATTGGGGACTGGGATGGTGTGTTTGATGGGAAGTTGCTGTGTAATTTTGCCAGTTTGGAGCACACTCGACTCGTCCCTATCTGTGACGTAATGCCAG TTGGAGAGGACCCCGCCAAGTCACTTACTGACACGCCCCCTGACTTCAACCAGTCCTCCCCGCCCTCAAGAGCCCCGCCCTCTGCCTCGTTGTCCAGTGACAACAAGTTCCACTCTTTGCCCTTCAGCCTGAACAGGAAGACCGGGCCCATTGACAACATGAGCCATgggcctctctctctttctgtccagTCAGTGATGGGAGAGCAGCCTGAGCCCCCATCACCTTCTGCCCCTCCCTCGCCGCGGCCTTCGACGCCTCCTCGAGGGCAGCCAGGTCTGGAGGTGGGCTCTCTGGTGGAGGTGAAAGAGAACCCCCCTCTGTGTGGTGTCATCCGCTGGGTGGGCCTGCCTCCTGGCCTGCTGGAGCCTTTGGCTGGGCTAGAACTG GAGGAAGAGTGCCCTGGCTGCACTGATGGAACCTTCAAAGGTACACGGTATTTCACCTGCCCACCCAAAAAAGCCCTGTTTGTGAAGCTCAAATGCTGCCGCCCCGACTCCCGCTTCCCGTCCCTGCATCACTCCTCCAACCCCATAGAACGATGCAACTCCATTG CATTTGGGGGTTATTTAAGTGAAGTAGTACACGAGAACACGCCTCCCCGCACAGAAAATGATGGTTTGGATGTCATggtgggaaaaaagaaaggcatCCAGGGCCACTACAACTCCTGCTACCTGGATTCAACCCTCTTCTG TCTTTTCTCCTTCAGCTCAGTACTGGACACGGTTCTGCTGAGACCACGCTCGAAGACCGATGTGGAGTATTACAGAGAGACCCAAGAGCTGTTGCGCACGGAGATAGTCAACCCCCTGCGCAT ACATGGGTATGTTTGTGCCACTAAAGTGATGAAGCTAAGGAGGATCCTGGAGAAAGTAGAAGCTGCCTCTGGGTTTACATCTGAAGAAAAAG ATCCTGAGGAGTTCCTTAACATCCTTTTCCATCACATACTGAGGGTGGACCCATTGCTCAAGCTAAG gTCAGCAGGGCAGAAGGTTCAGGACTGTTACTTTTACCAGATCTTCATGGACAAGAAGGACAAGGTGGGAGTTCCCACCATCCAGCAGCTCCTGGAGTGGTCCTTCATCAACAGCGACCTAAAGTTTGCAGAG GCTCCCTCCTGCCTTATCATCCAGATGCCCCGCTTTGGAAAGGACTTCAAAATGTTCAACAAGATTTTCCCCTCACTAGAGTTAGACATCACAGACCTTCTTGAAGACA CTCCAAGGGAATGTCGAATCTGCGGAGGCCTGGCTCTCTACGAGTGTCGAGACTGTTATGAAGACGGGGATATCACGGCTGGCAAGATTAAACAGTTCTGTGAAAAGTGCAATACACAG GTTCACCTCCACCCGAGGAGGAAAGCCCATCGGCACGGCAAACTGTCTGTCCCCAAGGAGCTGCAAGAAGGTACGGGGCGGCAGGGCAGTTTCCCCCGCCAGAGGATGGAGCTGTTTGCTGTGCTGTGCATCGAAACCAGTCACTATGTGGCCTTCGTCAAGTACGGCAGTGCAGATTCCTCATGGCTCTTCTTCGACAGCATGGCTGACCGTGACG GAGGGCAGAATGGTTTCAACATCCCCCAGGTGTCTCCCTGTCCGGAGGTGGAGGCCTACCTGAAAATGACCCCAGAGGAGCTGCACACCCTGGATCCCAAGAGCATCCAGGGCCAGGCGCGACGCCTGCTGTGCGATGCCTACATGTGCATGTACCAGAGCCCGACCATGAGCCTGTACAAGTAG